A stretch of the Candidatus Hydrogenedentota bacterium genome encodes the following:
- the argS gene encoding arginine--tRNA ligase, whose product MNLFPSITESILRACPELAPGDLLFSAPPRLDMGDVAVAMFLPARKLKSAPPKLAAELAEKAAFGPEVRKAAAAGPYLNLTLDRSRVGGEIANAALALGDRFGSGGSGQGRTVLIEHTSINPNASPHVGRGRCAMIGDSVTRLFRFEGYGVEVHYYVNDMGRQIGLLVLIADELQNLGFDEILDAYVKANARAEADPDFAERGYGLLVKMEEGDPEAQAKFRAVTDLCLKGQLAVLHRLGATYDVFDHESKYVNDPRLEQVEARLREKGALFTDKEQRLVVDLAPLGHAQEEGRFFVLRRANGSSMYGYRDLAYSLDKNALGADINLMVLGEDHKLYAQQMAMILNAAGHPAPESIYYSYILLKDGKMSTRQGKVVLLADFLDQAAALALERVREQCHDISGDELQAISEQVAVAAIRFAVLRVKPGKNVTFDMESALSFQGDTGPYVQYCCARINSILRRAAAEGLDSAPPDTPFEAEHDAEWSLLLKIAEFPRTVADAVEQRTVAAVAGYALDLAHLFAAFYRDCPVLKAETPARAHSRLVICRAALQALTNALHLLGIAAPERM is encoded by the coding sequence GTGAACCTTTTTCCCTCGATAACGGAATCCATCCTTCGCGCGTGCCCCGAACTCGCCCCCGGGGACCTGCTCTTCAGCGCGCCGCCCCGTCTGGACATGGGCGATGTCGCCGTGGCCATGTTCCTGCCCGCGCGCAAATTAAAGTCCGCCCCGCCGAAACTGGCCGCTGAATTGGCGGAAAAGGCCGCCTTTGGGCCGGAGGTGCGCAAGGCCGCCGCCGCGGGCCCCTATCTCAACCTCACGCTGGACCGTTCCCGGGTCGGCGGAGAGATTGCGAACGCGGCCCTGGCGCTGGGGGACCGCTTCGGGTCGGGCGGCTCCGGACAGGGACGCACGGTCCTCATCGAGCACACCAGCATCAACCCGAACGCCAGCCCCCACGTGGGCCGGGGTCGCTGCGCCATGATCGGCGACAGCGTCACGCGCCTCTTCCGTTTCGAGGGCTACGGGGTCGAGGTCCACTATTATGTCAACGACATGGGCCGCCAGATCGGCCTGCTGGTCCTCATCGCCGACGAACTGCAAAACCTCGGCTTTGACGAAATCCTGGACGCCTATGTGAAGGCCAACGCCCGCGCCGAGGCGGACCCGGATTTCGCCGAGCGGGGCTACGGTCTGCTGGTGAAGATGGAGGAGGGCGACCCGGAGGCGCAGGCGAAATTCCGCGCCGTCACGGACCTCTGCCTGAAGGGGCAGCTCGCCGTCCTCCACCGCCTCGGCGCCACGTATGACGTGTTCGACCATGAGTCGAAATACGTGAACGACCCGCGACTGGAGCAGGTCGAGGCGAGGCTCCGCGAGAAGGGCGCCCTCTTCACGGACAAGGAGCAGCGCCTGGTCGTGGACCTGGCCCCCCTCGGCCACGCACAGGAGGAGGGCCGCTTCTTCGTCCTGCGCCGCGCCAATGGCAGCTCCATGTACGGATACCGCGACCTGGCCTACTCGCTGGACAAAAACGCCCTCGGCGCGGACATCAACCTGATGGTCCTCGGCGAGGACCACAAGCTCTATGCCCAGCAGATGGCCATGATCCTGAACGCGGCGGGGCACCCCGCGCCGGAGAGCATCTACTACTCCTACATCCTGCTCAAGGACGGGAAAATGTCCACGCGCCAGGGCAAGGTGGTGCTCCTCGCCGACTTCCTCGACCAGGCCGCCGCCCTCGCCCTTGAGCGCGTCCGTGAACAGTGCCATGACATCAGCGGGGACGAGCTTCAGGCCATCTCGGAGCAGGTGGCCGTGGCCGCCATCCGTTTCGCCGTGCTCCGCGTGAAGCCCGGAAAGAATGTCACCTTCGACATGGAGTCCGCCCTCTCCTTCCAGGGGGACACGGGGCCCTACGTGCAGTACTGCTGCGCACGCATCAACTCCATCCTCCGCCGCGCCGCCGCGGAGGGGCTGGACTCCGCCCCGCCCGACACCCCCTTCGAGGCGGAGCACGACGCCGAGTGGTCCCTGCTCTTGAAAATAGCCGAATTCCCCCGGACCGTCGCCGACGCCGTCGAGCAGCGCACCGTCGCCGCCGTGGCCGGCTACGCCCTGGACCTGGCCCACCTCTTCGCCGCCTTCTACCGCGACTGCCCCGTGCTCAAGGCCGAAACCCCGGCGCGCGCCCACTCACGGCTCGTCATCTGCCGCGCCGCCCTGCAGGCCCTCACAAACGCCCTGCACCTCCTCGGCATCGCCGCCCCCGAAAGAATGTAA